The following DNA comes from Miscanthus floridulus cultivar M001 chromosome 5, ASM1932011v1, whole genome shotgun sequence.
ACGGTCCATAATTTTTGTTCCTATATGGTTTGCAATTATGTAGTTTTTCACTTTTCACTTCCCTCTGTTCCTACGTTTTTCTATTATTCCTTTGTTCCAGATAGGCCCTGCCTGATGGGGGATAAGGACAAGAGAACATATTGGAgggagagaaaaagaaaaaaaagaaaaataaataaatgtatAATGAATATTTTATCTTTTTGGACTATCAGCAGTAAAAAAAATTATTCGGCTCCTCAAGCGAATCTACTTCGTAGATGAAGCCACAGCTAAAACAGTTTTGGCCGGAGCCGCTCTACCAAACGGCCCGAAGTGTGCTTGCCAAATCATGAACGTTTGTTCTAGCGCGTATAGCCTGCGTGTTCGCACTATGTATAAGCCACTGCATGCACAACTGAAGCCGACACAAGCACGCCCATAGAATACATCTTCTCCCGGAACCGGAAGCTCCTGCTAGATTAACTTGTCGTCGCGGCGATGGGTAGCTTGCCACTGGACCCCCACGCCATCGCCGGCGACTCGCAGGCCATTCTAGAATTCCTCGCCGAGTACTACCGCGACGTCGACAAGTACCCGGTGAGGGCGGCGGACCTGGAGCCAGGCCGGGTCCGCAAGCTGCTCCCCGAGGCCGCGCCAGAGCACGGCGAGCCGATGGAGCACATACTGGAGGACGTGAGGCGGGACATCCTGCCGGGGCTCACCCACTGGCAGAGCCCCCGCTTCTTCGCCTTCTTCCCGATGAACGCCAGCTCCGCTGGGCTCGCGGGGGAGATGCTGTCGGTGGGCCTCAACGTCGTGCCCTTCGTGTGGGCCGCGTCGCCGGCCGCCGCGGAGCTCGAGAGCGTCGTCGTGGACTGGATGGCGCGGCTGTTCAGCCTGCCGCGCCGGTTCCTCttctccggcggcggcgggggcgtgcTGCAGGGGAGCACGTGCGAGGCCGTGGTGTGCACGCTCGCCGCCGCACGGGACCGCGCGCTGGGTAGGCTCGGCGGGCACGAGGCCATCGCCAGGCTCGTGGTCTACGCCTCCGACCAGACGCACGCCACGTTCCAGAAGGGCGCCCGGCTCGTCGGGATCCCGTCCTCCAACTTCCGCGTCATCAGGACGTCCGCGGCTTCCGGGTACGGCCTCACCGCGGAAGCCGTCCGCGCGGCCGTCGACCGCGACGTCGGCCTCGGGCTGGTGCCGCTGTACCTCTGCGCCACGGTGGGCACGACGGGGCTCGGCGCCGTCGACCACGTTCGCGAGCTCGGGGAGGAGGCGCGCCGCCATGGCATGTGGGTGCACCTCGACGCTGCGTACGCCGGCAGCGCGGCCATCTGCCCGGAGTTCCAGGACTACCTCGACGGCGCGGAGCTCGCCGACTCGGTGAGCATGAACCCGCACAAGTGGTTCCTTACTAACATGGACTGCTGCTGCCTGTGGGTGGCAAGACCTCGTGACCTAACCTCCGCGCTGTCCACCGACCCGGAGTACCTCAAGAATGTCGGCGCGGACGACGGCGGCGCAGGAAAGCCGGCCGCCATAGACTACAAGGACTGGCAGATCTCCATGTCGCGCCGGTTCCGTGCCATCAAGCTCTGGGTCATACTGCGGCGGTACGGTGCGGCTGGCATGCGTGCGCACATCCGTTGGCACGTCGCAGCAGCCAAGTGGTTCGAGCAGAGAGTGGCGGCCGACGAGCGCTTCGAGGTGGTGGTCCCGAGGAGGTTCTCCCTGGTATGCTTCCGCCTCGCACCGCGGTTCGGCcggaacgacgacgacggcgacgacgccacgaaCCACGTGAACCGGGATCTCCTCGCGGCGGTGAACGCGAGCGGGCGGGCGTTCATGACGCACTTCGTGGTGGACGGCAAGTTCGTGATCCGGCTAGCTGTCGGCGGTGCCTCGACGGAGCTGCAGCACGTCATGGAGGTGTGGGACCTGCTGCAGGGCAAGGCCGCTGAGGTTCTACAGCACTATGTGAAGCCTAACGGGCTCTAGCTCTCTCCATCGCAGCGAGAGCACGGAGCTTTGCATAAGCATGCTCACGTGCACGATGTTCTTCTACTGTTTGTTTCCAACTCGTACTATCTCGGGTAGGCTATGCATTTTCTTCTGTCAAAGTTTCGACGATTATTTTGTTTAATCAAAGTGTGATGTGTTTAATAAATTTCGACGATTATTGTGTGCCAAAGTGGAATGCCTTTAATCAATGTTTATATATAAGTGAAAAATATGAAACTGAAGTACCGATCTTGACTGAGTACTCATCTTTCTAATTTTGATCAGTCTTGTAGTTGGACTTGTTTCCATTGGGTCAATGGTGGTACTGGTACCGAAGATTAATTGTTTGAATCAGTCCAGAGAGGGAGGAAGTGGATTATGGGAATTAGGGGGCTTAAACCCATAATGTCAGATAGGGGGACATATTACAAATGGTAATAAGTAATACACACGTAGTATATTGCATATTTCAGTTAGCATCATATGATATTGCTCTTGTAGTGCATCCAAACAAGTAGATAGGTTGTATTTAAAGTTTTATATGTGAtatctattatttgcttgttttggtcgtgctATCATCAATTATATCACCAAAATATGGGAGATTGTATGGAAAATGGGTCTGTGATCCATTaagttggattttggtgtttggtgAACAATATGACCATTTGGATTAACAACATTTTCTAGTATAAAAGGTTAAGTTCAAATAGATGCAAGGTTGGCTTGGACTTAGGCAACATGAAAATTGAAGtgcacctcaagcaagacattatAAGCCATGTTGAAGACCTGCAAAAAATGCTAGAAGTCTAAGACGCTAGAAGTAGAAGCCCGGATGTGAAGACACAAATGAAATTGAAGCCGAGATAAAGAgacgatggctaatgagtttgaaatgtctatgATTGAGGAGATGAGtttcttccttggtcttcaaatcaagcaattgaagaatggtacattcgtgagtcaaggcaagtatatcaaagacatgctcaagaagtttggcatgagtgatagcaaagccattagcagaccaatggggacaaatggtaacttggatagtgatgcaaatggcaatatggtggatcaaaaattatatcggtctatgattggaagcctactctatgtgacagcatcaaggccggatgtcatgctaagtgtatgcatgtgtgcaagatttcaagccacaccaagagaaagtcatttgaaggctacgaagagaatattgaggtacttgaagcatacacaaaatgttggtttgtgttatcccaaaagagcaaagtttgagctagttggttactccgactcagattatgcgggatgcaaagttgaaaggaagagcacctcaggcacatatcaattattgggaagataaCTAGTtctatggtcatcaaagaaacaaaatagtgttgcattatcaaccgtcgaagccgaatacatatccgccggtagttgttgtacacaaatacttTGTATGAAGGACACCTtggatgactttggaatcaagttcaagaaagtgccattgctatgtgataatgagagtgcaatcaagttaaccaacaacccggttcaacatgcaagaacaaagcacattgatgtccgccaccatttcataagagatcaccaacaaaaaggggacatttacattgaaagtgtgggcaccgaagatcaacttgctgatatattcaccaagccattgatgagaaaaggttttgcaagctaaagaatgagttgaacatattggatttctcaaatatgtgttgatgcaccccccactcatatgacatgcctctccttcgagcaatccaaggtaaaagttgattggcatggcatacatccttactaaggacatgattagtgcatctagtcatctttcacatttactaggctcattcatgaaaatcaaatgaatttgatgattgtatggtaccactattgcttctatgcttgacttgatctagtggtagcatatgacacatttgtgggct
Coding sequences within:
- the LOC136454465 gene encoding tyrosine decarboxylase 1-like — encoded protein: MGSLPLDPHAIAGDSQAILEFLAEYYRDVDKYPVRAADLEPGRVRKLLPEAAPEHGEPMEHILEDVRRDILPGLTHWQSPRFFAFFPMNASSAGLAGEMLSVGLNVVPFVWAASPAAAELESVVVDWMARLFSLPRRFLFSGGGGGVLQGSTCEAVVCTLAAARDRALGRLGGHEAIARLVVYASDQTHATFQKGARLVGIPSSNFRVIRTSAASGYGLTAEAVRAAVDRDVGLGLVPLYLCATVGTTGLGAVDHVRELGEEARRHGMWVHLDAAYAGSAAICPEFQDYLDGAELADSVSMNPHKWFLTNMDCCCLWVARPRDLTSALSTDPEYLKNVGADDGGAGKPAAIDYKDWQISMSRRFRAIKLWVILRRYGAAGMRAHIRWHVAAAKWFEQRVAADERFEVVVPRRFSLVCFRLAPRFGRNDDDGDDATNHVNRDLLAAVNASGRAFMTHFVVDGKFVIRLAVGGASTELQHVMEVWDLLQGKAAEVLQHYVKPNGL